The proteins below are encoded in one region of Phycisphaerales bacterium AB-hyl4:
- a CDS encoding DegT/DnrJ/EryC1/StrS family aminotransferase: MTSHQTIRKSRLAIHNGTPALIATENERQLFHWPIVTDEDVQAVAAVMRSGQMSGTELTKQFEAEYAAWQGSRYALATCNGTAGLLAAMWACGVGAGDEIICPSITYWASAAQALTLGATVNFAEIDPITLCIDPDDIEHRIGPKTKAIVVVNYAGHPADYDRIQPIARKHGVKVIEDNSHAHGSMYKGRMCGTLGDIAAASLMGAKSFAIGEGGIITTDDPTLYERCVAFGHYERTGVASNYNPVDQQVHDEALLKFKGLPLGATKHRLNQMCSAMGRVQLRHYPARIAEIQKAINRFWSLLEGVPGLRPHRIDEPDSTMGGWYHARGLYVPEELGGLSIDRFCEAVQAEGVPMCRPGLNAPLHAYAFFHDADIFNHGRPTALAFGQRDVRQSAGALPISEGLAQRVMGIPWFKHDVPERIEQYAAAFRKVAEYAHEL, from the coding sequence ATGACCTCGCATCAAACAATACGCAAGAGTAGGCTCGCCATCCACAATGGCACCCCGGCCTTAATCGCGACCGAGAATGAACGGCAGCTGTTTCACTGGCCGATCGTCACCGACGAGGATGTGCAGGCGGTGGCGGCGGTGATGCGCTCGGGTCAGATGTCCGGTACGGAATTGACTAAGCAGTTCGAAGCGGAGTATGCCGCCTGGCAGGGCTCGCGGTACGCACTGGCGACCTGCAACGGCACGGCGGGTCTGCTGGCGGCGATGTGGGCCTGCGGTGTTGGCGCGGGTGATGAGATCATTTGCCCCAGCATCACCTACTGGGCCAGCGCAGCACAGGCGCTGACGCTGGGGGCGACGGTCAACTTTGCCGAGATTGACCCGATCACGCTGTGCATTGATCCGGATGACATCGAGCACCGTATCGGGCCGAAGACCAAGGCGATCGTCGTGGTGAACTACGCCGGCCATCCGGCCGACTACGACCGCATCCAGCCGATCGCCCGCAAGCATGGCGTGAAGGTTATTGAAGACAACTCCCACGCCCACGGCTCGATGTACAAGGGCCGAATGTGCGGTACGCTCGGCGACATCGCCGCGGCGAGCCTGATGGGTGCCAAGAGCTTTGCTATCGGTGAAGGCGGGATCATCACCACCGACGATCCGACGCTCTACGAACGCTGTGTTGCATTCGGCCACTACGAACGCACCGGCGTGGCGAGCAACTACAACCCCGTGGATCAGCAGGTGCACGACGAAGCGCTGCTCAAGTTCAAGGGCCTGCCGCTGGGAGCCACCAAGCACCGCTTGAACCAGATGTGCTCCGCGATGGGGCGGGTGCAGTTGAGGCATTACCCGGCTCGCATCGCCGAGATTCAAAAGGCGATCAATCGGTTCTGGTCGTTGCTCGAGGGCGTGCCGGGTCTGCGGCCGCACCGGATTGACGAGCCGGACTCAACGATGGGCGGCTGGTACCACGCCCGCGGCCTGTATGTGCCGGAGGAACTGGGCGGGTTGTCGATCGATCGCTTTTGTGAAGCGGTGCAGGCCGAGGGGGTGCCCATGTGTAGGCCGGGCCTCAACGCACCGTTGCATGCATACGCGTTCTTCCACGACGCGGATATCTTCAACCATGGACGACCCACCGCGCTGGCCTTCGGCCAGCGCGACGTACGGCAGTCGGCCGGGGCATTGCCGATCAGCGAAGGGCTGGCTCAGCGTGTGATGGGCATTCCCTGGTTCAAGCACGACGTGCCCGAGCGAATTGAGCAGTATGCGGCCGCCTTTCGCAAGGTCGCGGAGTACGCTCACGAACTTTAA
- a CDS encoding glycoside hydrolase family 130 protein: MIQRHPQNPVLTHEQVPYAATLIFNAGVCKYQGKYVMVFRNDFGRWGDVDFDGTNLGLAFSDDGLEWDVAPQPCIDRNKAVELIAPFYPHRDADKELHRFYDPRLTVIDGQVVMCFAVDTTHGLRGGIAVTDDFENWKVVHLTAPDNRNMVLFPEKIRGDYVRLERPFNEYGGPKMGAGLYGMWLSRSSDMRRWGDTSLVMTNESVPYANDKIGPGAPPIRTEKGWLCIFHAVHCDTTRSKNGWEKQWPKVYYAGLALLDIDDPTKVIGVHAEPLISPEADYETGEGKAAEEMGFRNHVIFPGGAILEDSGEVKIYYGAADSVECVAIGNVCEMLSALTSASAQALVLA, translated from the coding sequence ATGATCCAACGACACCCCCAAAACCCAGTCCTGACACATGAACAAGTGCCCTATGCTGCCACCTTGATTTTCAATGCCGGAGTCTGCAAGTACCAGGGCAAATACGTTATGGTGTTTCGTAACGACTTCGGTCGATGGGGTGACGTTGATTTCGATGGTACAAATCTCGGCTTGGCGTTCAGCGATGACGGGCTTGAATGGGACGTAGCGCCTCAGCCATGTATTGACAGAAATAAAGCAGTTGAGTTGATCGCTCCGTTTTATCCTCACCGCGATGCGGACAAGGAACTTCACCGATTTTATGATCCGCGACTCACCGTGATCGATGGTCAAGTGGTCATGTGTTTTGCTGTAGATACCACGCATGGCCTGCGTGGAGGCATTGCGGTAACCGATGATTTCGAAAACTGGAAGGTCGTTCATCTGACAGCGCCGGACAATCGGAATATGGTCTTGTTTCCTGAAAAAATCCGAGGCGATTATGTCCGTCTGGAACGACCGTTCAATGAGTATGGTGGCCCGAAAATGGGGGCGGGGCTCTATGGCATGTGGCTCAGTCGATCTTCAGACATGCGTCGCTGGGGCGATACGAGTTTGGTGATGACCAATGAGTCAGTGCCCTATGCCAATGATAAAATCGGGCCTGGTGCTCCGCCGATTCGAACCGAAAAAGGTTGGCTCTGCATTTTTCATGCTGTGCACTGTGATACGACTCGTAGCAAGAATGGATGGGAAAAGCAGTGGCCGAAAGTGTATTACGCAGGGCTCGCGCTCTTGGATATCGATGATCCCACAAAGGTAATCGGAGTGCATGCTGAACCTCTGATATCACCTGAAGCCGACTATGAAACCGGCGAGGGTAAAGCGGCAGAGGAGATGGGGTTCAGGAATCACGTTATTTTTCCTGGGGGCGCTATTCTCGAAGATAGTGGAGAAGTCAAGATCTATTATGGTGCGGCCGATTCAGTTGAGTGTGTCGCGATCGGTAATGTTTGTGAAATGCTTTCAGCGCTTACGAGTGCTTCTGCCCAGGCGCTAGTACTGGCCTGA